In Bacteroidales bacterium, a single window of DNA contains:
- a CDS encoding S-adenosylmethionine:tRNA ribosyltransferase-isomerase, whose protein sequence is MQIPIIETKSFYYDLPQHKIAQYPLPERNKSKLLIYKDGQISEDIFQNITQYIPSEYLLVFNNTKVLPARLNFQKETGANIEIFLLEPYSPFDYSQIFNQTQTCQWLCFVGNAKKWKENTNLIKTLKVNSEDIVITCRNLSSHNNAYIIQFDWNKNIKFIDILTYIGKIPIPPYLKRETEEIDFERYQTVFSKYLGSVAAPTASLHFTNNEFDNLQKNNISYSYLTLHVGAGTFKPMNSRYIHEHELHSELFSISIETLNSIIAHYPKIIAVGTTALRALESIYHFANKLALNQNKVNFFVSQWCEYDNIKKTSPLDALTNLVNYMLCNQLNKLNIRTQIMISPGYSIKMAESIITNFHQPQSSLLALVAAFVGNDWRNIYEYALNNNFRFLSYGDSSLLWKK, encoded by the coding sequence ATGCAAATTCCAATCATCGAAACCAAATCGTTTTATTACGATTTGCCTCAGCATAAAATTGCACAATATCCATTACCTGAAAGAAACAAATCTAAACTCTTAATATACAAAGATGGACAAATAAGCGAAGATATTTTTCAAAATATAACTCAATACATTCCTTCCGAATATTTATTGGTATTTAACAACACAAAAGTATTGCCAGCTCGATTAAATTTTCAAAAAGAAACCGGAGCTAACATAGAAATATTTTTATTAGAGCCATATAGTCCTTTCGATTATAGCCAAATTTTTAATCAAACCCAAACATGTCAATGGTTATGTTTTGTCGGAAATGCAAAAAAATGGAAAGAAAACACCAACTTAATTAAAACACTGAAAGTCAATAGCGAAGACATTGTGATAACTTGCCGTAATTTATCTTCGCACAACAATGCGTATATTATTCAATTTGATTGGAATAAAAATATCAAATTTATTGATATTTTAACCTACATTGGAAAAATTCCTATTCCACCATATTTAAAGAGGGAAACGGAAGAAATTGATTTTGAACGATATCAAACAGTATTTTCTAAATATCTCGGTAGTGTAGCTGCTCCAACTGCATCGTTACATTTTACTAATAATGAATTTGATAACTTACAAAAGAATAATATTTCTTACTCATATCTAACCTTACATGTGGGAGCCGGCACTTTTAAGCCTATGAACAGTCGCTATATTCATGAGCATGAGTTACACTCCGAATTGTTTTCTATTTCTATCGAAACATTAAATTCAATTATTGCACACTATCCAAAAATAATTGCAGTTGGTACAACAGCACTTAGAGCTTTAGAAAGCATTTATCATTTTGCTAATAAGCTCGCATTAAATCAAAATAAGGTGAACTTTTTCGTTTCACAATGGTGCGAATACGACAATATAAAAAAAACATCCCCGCTCGACGCATTAACAAATTTAGTTAACTATATGCTTTGTAATCAATTAAATAAACTAAATATTCGAACTCAAATAATGATTTCACCTGGATATTCAATAAAAATGGCTGAGTCCATTATTACCAATTTTCATCAACCACAAAGTAGTTTATTAGCTTTAGTAGCAGCTTTTGTAGGTAACGATTGGAGAAATATATACGAGTACGCTTTAAATAATAATTTTAGATTTTTGAGTTATGGCGATAGCTCTTTGTTATGGAAGAAATAA
- a CDS encoding DUF2027 domain-containing protein, which yields MANIEVGDKVRFLNEVGQGIVTRIQNKLVYVLTDEGFEIPVQANQLVVVEKVSNTQSAIIINDADTMNYNYAERDDKYYEPETFENQSDKSEPLSNDLYVAFVPTQGKAEYRDLFLINDSEHNFTFCLFVRKNNDYEFLETGLLESGTKVFIKELSKEEVAQIVNITLQGVIYRPEENKVGKLLNKELKVNALYLLNISYFNENDFFDEPAFLFSVLQAEKNQQLIKQQKLEEDIKETIKPIKENVEKPDLVEVDLHIHALVDDYKDLTPSEMLHMQLSHFRKKMEEYILTPTVKKVVFIHGVGNGTLKIELRRILSREYAHYDYQDASYQEYGFGATMVILRK from the coding sequence ATGGCAAATATTGAAGTTGGCGACAAAGTCCGTTTTTTAAATGAAGTAGGTCAAGGAATAGTAACGCGTATTCAAAATAAACTTGTTTATGTATTAACTGACGAAGGCTTTGAAATTCCAGTTCAAGCGAATCAGTTGGTTGTTGTCGAAAAGGTATCGAATACCCAGTCGGCCATTATTATAAATGATGCTGATACCATGAATTATAACTATGCTGAACGCGATGATAAATACTATGAACCTGAAACTTTCGAAAATCAAAGTGATAAATCTGAACCATTATCTAACGACTTGTACGTAGCTTTTGTGCCAACACAAGGTAAAGCTGAATATCGCGATTTATTTTTAATTAACGATTCAGAACATAATTTTACATTTTGTTTGTTTGTGCGTAAAAATAATGATTATGAATTTTTAGAAACAGGATTATTAGAGTCGGGAACCAAAGTATTTATAAAAGAACTAAGTAAAGAAGAAGTAGCTCAAATAGTTAATATTACTTTACAAGGAGTTATATACCGTCCTGAAGAAAACAAAGTTGGTAAATTACTTAATAAAGAACTTAAAGTAAATGCACTTTATTTGTTAAATATCAGTTACTTTAATGAAAATGATTTTTTTGATGAACCTGCTTTTTTATTCTCAGTTTTGCAAGCTGAAAAAAATCAGCAATTAATAAAACAACAAAAGCTTGAAGAAGATATTAAAGAAACCATCAAACCTATAAAAGAAAATGTTGAAAAGCCAGATCTCGTTGAGGTAGACTTACATATTCATGCATTAGTGGATGATTACAAAGACTTAACTCCGTCAGAGATGCTTCATATGCAGTTGTCTCATTTTCGTAAAAAAATGGAAGAATACATATTGACACCAACGGTAAAAAAGGTTGTTTTTATTCATGGAGTAGGTAATGGAACTCTTAAAATTGAATTAAGACGAATTCTTTCGCGCGAGTATGCTCATTACGATTATCAAGATGCTTCTTATCAGGAATATGGCTTTGGCGCTACGATGGTTATTTTAAGAAAGTAA